Proteins from a genomic interval of Salvelinus alpinus chromosome 7, SLU_Salpinus.1, whole genome shotgun sequence:
- the psme3 gene encoding proteasome activator complex subunit 3: MNSLLKVDNELKTKVDAFRERITGEAEELVARFFPNKLLELDHFLKDPGLNICELKEIHSEINLTVPDPIILSNLHDGLEAQNAKKRKMEDGSGEDKVAGTKVFVMPGGMMKSNAKLVDLIEKVKPEIRTLIEKCNTVKMWVQLLIPRIEDGNNFGVSIQEETVAELRTVEGEAASYLDQISRYYITRAKLVSKIAKYPHVEDYRRTVTEIDEKEYISLKIIVSELRNQYVTLHDMILKNIDKIKKPRSSNAEALY; this comes from the exons ATGAATTCTCTACTCAAGGTGGACAATGAACTCAAAACTAAG GTCGATGCTTTCAGAGAACGAATTACTGGGGAG GCGGAGGAGTTAGTGGCACGTTTTTTCCCAAATAAGTTATTGGAACTCGACCATTTCCTCAAG GATCCTGGCTTAAACATCTGTGAACTGAAGGAAATACACTCAGAAATCAACTTGACTGTGCCAGACCCCATTATACTCTCGAACCTCCACGATGGACTTGAAGCG CAAAATGCCAAAAAGAGGAAGATGGAAGATGGCTCTGGGGAGGACAAGG TGGCTGGCACCAAGGTTTTTGTCATGCCCGGTGGGATGATGAAGAGCAATGCCAAGCTGGTGGACCTGATCGAGAAGGTCAAGCCAGAGATCAGGACACTGATAGAGAAATGTAACACG GTCAAAATGTGGGTTCAGTTGCTTATCCCGAGAATAGAAGATGGCAACAACTTTGGAGTTTCAATTCAG GAGGAGACAGTTGCTGAACTCCGAACAGTGGAGGGAGAGGCAGCATCTTACCTTGACCAGATATCCAG ATACTACATCACAAGAGCAAAGCTGGTGTCCAAAATAGCAAAATACCCACATGTG GAGGACTACCGGCGCACAGTGACGGAGATTGATGAGAAAGAATACATCAGCCTCAAGATCATAGTTTCAGAGCTGAGAAATCAATAC GTAACGTTACACGACATGATCTTGAAGAACATTGACAAGATAAAGAAGCCTAGGAGCAGTAACGCTGAGGCGTTGTACTAA
- the LOC139580998 gene encoding next to BRCA1 gene 1 protein-like isoform X1, producing MGLPVTIKVNFRGNVKRFVAPDLDKSEWESVEAWIKASFGISHFQVKYFDEDNEEVSINSQEEYEEGVKSAEKQGNQLHMNVYKAKQGQAGTGPVKTQEVKELKGELRPAPPYPSRVKTVDKGTQVTPERDAVVVKDNKVTKPEDKLPPAWFRSYMEKFKDEMVKEVVERMCSDFSGQCCTHKAPNPGGPLEALGAVGGVNIKGPRVNSSSTGPPAYSSLGYTPECSKCKRPATDGAYQCRVCPSCILCELCRHSHDPSHNLVRTKTPLSIPEHGMSGELRFPRRGDWTVRKAERQRLKAERRQLKAEVKEIKKKLRLEKRGLQWSGPASASARSNVATTQAPAATQAPAPGPAPDPQASSPEGPEVSYTTLVPTMAALFLDENLPDGTRREPGTKFIKYWKMKNSGIINWTSETKLQCMWGNLALALGEKREVAVPLLQPGQVGVVSVAFIAPVMEGTYTSHWRLAHCGEQFGPRVWCSIVVAPSTSPHTNCPQNKCLEVEPRPVVVEKVGGVSSNSSRDSGLAMSVDYCHRDYHFPSVDLLTAQDLLSFELLDINIVQELEKVPNNTPVDLTPCVSPLPHNGPLLEHPGTDQIENNTEMNWVNNLLGVNEENSDPPGHEEEDISGTQFVCETVIRSLALEEAPDHKLPRRHQPSYCKPKAVASGPVFGYERKVFDTALRVTGPDLLMMGVMRDQGSPPGLPQITLSKETVTEVLLAPEVEHVYMELYAMKEEDKEDNKARKDVMDQKAKDKEDEDENYVEIEEEKEHEEEEEERADWDEVSSQISTLSSSSCEDYVIVLPDCYDTSRPLDDSTYSSALLEPVTAAAVEQEAAPDSEPEELDRATPEGERQERGEAAATVTETAIHSSVNQMLCASQTLDAVPLTPEVVPPPVSLLPPQALYTHRSEAFHVAEPTSQQASGPVEPCQPAVHLNVSSSTRPSGLASALETYNSRPCSSLRPRGQGGITEGLVKGVLSVAASAYKALFTGQSCSTQRVDPASQDASMMAVLLEMGFRDQRLNQWLLRKHKHNLLHTVDELVTMADNTLLTGRSSNQPGHYTTPDTQ from the exons ATGGGGCTCCCTGTTACTATTAAAGTGAATTTCAGGGGAAATGTAAAGAGATTTGTCGCTCCAGATTTGGACAAGTCGGAATGGGAGTCGGTAGAAGCCTGG ATAAAAGCATCATTTGGAATAAGCCATTTTCAAGTGAAATATTTTGATGAGGACAACGAGGAg GTTTCCATCAATAGCCAAG AGGAATATGAGGAGGGTGTGAAG AGTGCAGAGAAGCAGGGGAACCAGTTGCACATGAACGTTTACAAGGCGAAGCAGGGTCAGGCTGGCACTGGGCCGGTCAAGACCCAAGAAGTGAAGGAGCTGAAGGGGGAACTCCGGCCAGCCCCGCCGTACCCCTCCAGGGTCAAGACTGTGGACAAAGGCACACAGGTCACTCCCGAGAGAGATGCT GTGGTTgtgaaggacaacaaagtgacTAAGCCAGAGGATAAGCTTCCCCCAGCTTGGTTTAGATCTTACATGGAAAAA TTCaaggatgagatggtgaaggaGGTGGTGGAGAGGATGTGCAGCGACTTCTCTGGCCAGTGCTGCACCCACAAGGCCCCCAACCCTGGTGGGCCTCTCGAGGCCCTTGGAGCAGTGGGCGGAGTCAATATCAAAGGCCCAAGGGTGAACTCCTCCTCCACCGGCCCCCCCGCCTACTCCTCATTGGGCTACACTCCAGAATGCAGCAAATGCAAGAGACCAGCCACCGATGGAGCTTATCAGTGCAG AGTGTGTCCGTCCTGTATCTTATGTGAGCTGTGTCGACACAGCCACGACCCCAGCCACAACCTGGTGAGAACCAAGACTCCCCTCTCCATCCCTGAGCATGGGATGTCAGGAGAATTAAG GTTTCCAAGGCGAGGAGACTGGACCGTGCGCAAGGCTGAGCGTCAGCGCCTCAAAGCCGAGAGGAGGCAGCTCAAGGCCGAGGTGAAGGAGATTAAGAAGAAGCTGAGGCTGGAGAAGAGGGGCCTGCAATGGAGCGGCCCTGCTTCTGCCTCCGCCAGATCCAACGTGGCCACCACCCAGGCCCCTGCTGCTACCCAGGCCCCAGCACCAGGCCCTGCCCCAGACCCCCAGGCCTCCAGTCCAGA GGGTCCCGAGGTCTCCTACACCACCTTGGTGCCCACTATGGCTGCCTTGTTTCTGGATGAAAATCTGCCCGACGGGACCCGCCGAGAGCCCGGCACCAAGTTCATCAAGTATTGGAAGATGAAGAACTCAGGCATCATCAACTGGACCTCAGAGACCAAG CTGCAGTGCATGTGGGGCAACCTGGCACTGGCATTGGGGGAGAAGCGTGAGGTGGCCGTGCCCCTCCTGCAGCCGGGCCAGGTGGGCGTGGTCAGTGTGGCCTTCATCGCCCCGGTGATGGAGGGCACCTACACCTCCCACTGGCGCCTTGCACACTGCGGAGAGCAGTTTGGCCCTCGCGTGTGGTGCAGCATTGTGGTGGCCCCCAGCACCAGCCCACACACCAACTGTCCTCAGAACAAATGCCTG GAGGTGGAGCCCAGGCCTGTGGTTGTGGAGAAGGTGGGGGGGGTGTCGAGTAACAGCTCCAGGGACAGTGGTCTGGCCATGTCTGTAGACTACTGCCACAGAGACTACCACTTCCCCTCTGTAGACCTGCTCACTGCACAG GATCTGTTGTCCTTTGAATTGCTGGATATTAACATTGTGCAAGAGTTGGAGAAAGTTCCGAACAACACTCCAGTCG ATCTGACCCCCTGTGTGTCCCCTCTGCCCCACAATGGTCCTCTACTGGAGCACCCAGGCACCGACCAGATTGAAAACAACACTGAGATGAACTGGGTCAACAACCTGCTAG GAGTGAACGAGGAGAACTCTGACCCACCTGGCCACGAGGAGGAAGACATCAGCGGGACTCAGTTTGTGTGTGAGACGGTGATCCGCTCCCTCGCCCTCGAGGAGGCTCCCGACCACAAGCTCCCTCGCAGACATCAGCCCAGCTATTGCAAGCCCAAAG CTGTAGCCTCGGGCCCTGTCTTTGGATACGAGAGGAAAGTATTTGACACAGCATTAAGAGTGACAGGACCAGATTTGCTGATGATGGGGGTTATGAGAGATCAAGGTTCACCTCCAGGCCTTCCCCAGATCACACTTTCAAAGGAGACTGTCACAG AGGTGCTTCTGGCCCCAGAGGTTGAACATGTGTACATGGAGCTGTATGCAATGAAGGAGGAGGACAAGGAAGACAACAAAGCCAGAAAGGATGTGATGGACCAGAAAGCCAAGGATAAAGAAGATGAGGATGAGAACTACGTTGAGATTGAAGAGGAGAAAGAAcatgaggaagaagaagaagagcgaGCAGACTGGGACGAGGTGAGCAGCCAAATCTCCaccttgtcctcctcctcctgcgaGGACTACGTCATCGTCCTGCCGGACTGCTACGACACCAGTCGGCCGCTGGACGACTCCACGTACAGCTCCGCCCTGTTGGAGCCTGTCACTGCCGCAGCCGTGGAGCAGGAGGCGGCGCCAGACTCTGAGCCCGAGGAGCTGGACAGAGCCACCCCAGAGGGGGAGAGGCAAGAGAGGGGCGAGGCTGCAGCCACAGTCACGGAGACCGCCATCCACAGCAGTGTCAACCAGATGCTGTGTGCCTCCCAGACGCTGGATGCTGTCCCCCTTACCCCTGAGGTGGTGCCACCTCCGGTCTCTCTCCTGCCCCCACAGGCCCtgtacacacacag GTCTGAAGCATTCCACGTTGCAGAGCCAACAAGTCAACAAGCGTCTGGACCAGTAGAACCATGCCAACCAGCGGTCCATTTAAATG TATCTAGTTCAACCAGACCATCGGGCCTAGCCAGTGCCTTGGAGACGTACAACTCCAGACCCTGCAGCTCCCTGCGCCCAAG GGGCCAAGGTGGTATCACGGAGGGACTAGTCAAGGGGGTTCTGTCAGTGGCAGCGTCCGCCTACAAGGCTCTCTTCACCGGACAGAGCTGCTCCACACAG CGTGTGGACCCGGCCAGCCAGGACGCCTCCATGATGGCCGTGCTGCTGGAGATGGGCTTCAGGGACCAGCGGCTCAACCAATGGCTGCTGAGGAAGCACAAGCACAACCTGCTGCACACTGTCGACGAGCTGGTCACCATGGCCGACAACACACTACTGACAGGCCGGTCGTCCAATCAGCCAGGCCACTACACGACCCCTGACACccaatga
- the LOC139580998 gene encoding next to BRCA1 gene 1 protein-like isoform X2, producing MGLPVTIKVNFRGNVKRFVAPDLDKSEWESVEAWIKASFGISHFQVKYFDEDNEEVSINSQEEYEEGVKSAEKQGNQLHMNVYKAKQGQAGTGPVKTQEVKELKGELRPAPPYPSRVKTVDKGTQVVVKDNKVTKPEDKLPPAWFRSYMEKFKDEMVKEVVERMCSDFSGQCCTHKAPNPGGPLEALGAVGGVNIKGPRVNSSSTGPPAYSSLGYTPECSKCKRPATDGAYQCRVCPSCILCELCRHSHDPSHNLVRTKTPLSIPEHGMSGELRFPRRGDWTVRKAERQRLKAERRQLKAEVKEIKKKLRLEKRGLQWSGPASASARSNVATTQAPAATQAPAPGPAPDPQASSPEGPEVSYTTLVPTMAALFLDENLPDGTRREPGTKFIKYWKMKNSGIINWTSETKLQCMWGNLALALGEKREVAVPLLQPGQVGVVSVAFIAPVMEGTYTSHWRLAHCGEQFGPRVWCSIVVAPSTSPHTNCPQNKCLEVEPRPVVVEKVGGVSSNSSRDSGLAMSVDYCHRDYHFPSVDLLTAQDLLSFELLDINIVQELEKVPNNTPVDLTPCVSPLPHNGPLLEHPGTDQIENNTEMNWVNNLLGVNEENSDPPGHEEEDISGTQFVCETVIRSLALEEAPDHKLPRRHQPSYCKPKAVASGPVFGYERKVFDTALRVTGPDLLMMGVMRDQGSPPGLPQITLSKETVTEVLLAPEVEHVYMELYAMKEEDKEDNKARKDVMDQKAKDKEDEDENYVEIEEEKEHEEEEEERADWDEVSSQISTLSSSSCEDYVIVLPDCYDTSRPLDDSTYSSALLEPVTAAAVEQEAAPDSEPEELDRATPEGERQERGEAAATVTETAIHSSVNQMLCASQTLDAVPLTPEVVPPPVSLLPPQALYTHRSEAFHVAEPTSQQASGPVEPCQPAVHLNVSSSTRPSGLASALETYNSRPCSSLRPRGQGGITEGLVKGVLSVAASAYKALFTGQSCSTQRVDPASQDASMMAVLLEMGFRDQRLNQWLLRKHKHNLLHTVDELVTMADNTLLTGRSSNQPGHYTTPDTQ from the exons ATGGGGCTCCCTGTTACTATTAAAGTGAATTTCAGGGGAAATGTAAAGAGATTTGTCGCTCCAGATTTGGACAAGTCGGAATGGGAGTCGGTAGAAGCCTGG ATAAAAGCATCATTTGGAATAAGCCATTTTCAAGTGAAATATTTTGATGAGGACAACGAGGAg GTTTCCATCAATAGCCAAG AGGAATATGAGGAGGGTGTGAAG AGTGCAGAGAAGCAGGGGAACCAGTTGCACATGAACGTTTACAAGGCGAAGCAGGGTCAGGCTGGCACTGGGCCGGTCAAGACCCAAGAAGTGAAGGAGCTGAAGGGGGAACTCCGGCCAGCCCCGCCGTACCCCTCCAGGGTCAAGACTGTGGACAAAGGCACACAG GTGGTTgtgaaggacaacaaagtgacTAAGCCAGAGGATAAGCTTCCCCCAGCTTGGTTTAGATCTTACATGGAAAAA TTCaaggatgagatggtgaaggaGGTGGTGGAGAGGATGTGCAGCGACTTCTCTGGCCAGTGCTGCACCCACAAGGCCCCCAACCCTGGTGGGCCTCTCGAGGCCCTTGGAGCAGTGGGCGGAGTCAATATCAAAGGCCCAAGGGTGAACTCCTCCTCCACCGGCCCCCCCGCCTACTCCTCATTGGGCTACACTCCAGAATGCAGCAAATGCAAGAGACCAGCCACCGATGGAGCTTATCAGTGCAG AGTGTGTCCGTCCTGTATCTTATGTGAGCTGTGTCGACACAGCCACGACCCCAGCCACAACCTGGTGAGAACCAAGACTCCCCTCTCCATCCCTGAGCATGGGATGTCAGGAGAATTAAG GTTTCCAAGGCGAGGAGACTGGACCGTGCGCAAGGCTGAGCGTCAGCGCCTCAAAGCCGAGAGGAGGCAGCTCAAGGCCGAGGTGAAGGAGATTAAGAAGAAGCTGAGGCTGGAGAAGAGGGGCCTGCAATGGAGCGGCCCTGCTTCTGCCTCCGCCAGATCCAACGTGGCCACCACCCAGGCCCCTGCTGCTACCCAGGCCCCAGCACCAGGCCCTGCCCCAGACCCCCAGGCCTCCAGTCCAGA GGGTCCCGAGGTCTCCTACACCACCTTGGTGCCCACTATGGCTGCCTTGTTTCTGGATGAAAATCTGCCCGACGGGACCCGCCGAGAGCCCGGCACCAAGTTCATCAAGTATTGGAAGATGAAGAACTCAGGCATCATCAACTGGACCTCAGAGACCAAG CTGCAGTGCATGTGGGGCAACCTGGCACTGGCATTGGGGGAGAAGCGTGAGGTGGCCGTGCCCCTCCTGCAGCCGGGCCAGGTGGGCGTGGTCAGTGTGGCCTTCATCGCCCCGGTGATGGAGGGCACCTACACCTCCCACTGGCGCCTTGCACACTGCGGAGAGCAGTTTGGCCCTCGCGTGTGGTGCAGCATTGTGGTGGCCCCCAGCACCAGCCCACACACCAACTGTCCTCAGAACAAATGCCTG GAGGTGGAGCCCAGGCCTGTGGTTGTGGAGAAGGTGGGGGGGGTGTCGAGTAACAGCTCCAGGGACAGTGGTCTGGCCATGTCTGTAGACTACTGCCACAGAGACTACCACTTCCCCTCTGTAGACCTGCTCACTGCACAG GATCTGTTGTCCTTTGAATTGCTGGATATTAACATTGTGCAAGAGTTGGAGAAAGTTCCGAACAACACTCCAGTCG ATCTGACCCCCTGTGTGTCCCCTCTGCCCCACAATGGTCCTCTACTGGAGCACCCAGGCACCGACCAGATTGAAAACAACACTGAGATGAACTGGGTCAACAACCTGCTAG GAGTGAACGAGGAGAACTCTGACCCACCTGGCCACGAGGAGGAAGACATCAGCGGGACTCAGTTTGTGTGTGAGACGGTGATCCGCTCCCTCGCCCTCGAGGAGGCTCCCGACCACAAGCTCCCTCGCAGACATCAGCCCAGCTATTGCAAGCCCAAAG CTGTAGCCTCGGGCCCTGTCTTTGGATACGAGAGGAAAGTATTTGACACAGCATTAAGAGTGACAGGACCAGATTTGCTGATGATGGGGGTTATGAGAGATCAAGGTTCACCTCCAGGCCTTCCCCAGATCACACTTTCAAAGGAGACTGTCACAG AGGTGCTTCTGGCCCCAGAGGTTGAACATGTGTACATGGAGCTGTATGCAATGAAGGAGGAGGACAAGGAAGACAACAAAGCCAGAAAGGATGTGATGGACCAGAAAGCCAAGGATAAAGAAGATGAGGATGAGAACTACGTTGAGATTGAAGAGGAGAAAGAAcatgaggaagaagaagaagagcgaGCAGACTGGGACGAGGTGAGCAGCCAAATCTCCaccttgtcctcctcctcctgcgaGGACTACGTCATCGTCCTGCCGGACTGCTACGACACCAGTCGGCCGCTGGACGACTCCACGTACAGCTCCGCCCTGTTGGAGCCTGTCACTGCCGCAGCCGTGGAGCAGGAGGCGGCGCCAGACTCTGAGCCCGAGGAGCTGGACAGAGCCACCCCAGAGGGGGAGAGGCAAGAGAGGGGCGAGGCTGCAGCCACAGTCACGGAGACCGCCATCCACAGCAGTGTCAACCAGATGCTGTGTGCCTCCCAGACGCTGGATGCTGTCCCCCTTACCCCTGAGGTGGTGCCACCTCCGGTCTCTCTCCTGCCCCCACAGGCCCtgtacacacacag GTCTGAAGCATTCCACGTTGCAGAGCCAACAAGTCAACAAGCGTCTGGACCAGTAGAACCATGCCAACCAGCGGTCCATTTAAATG TATCTAGTTCAACCAGACCATCGGGCCTAGCCAGTGCCTTGGAGACGTACAACTCCAGACCCTGCAGCTCCCTGCGCCCAAG GGGCCAAGGTGGTATCACGGAGGGACTAGTCAAGGGGGTTCTGTCAGTGGCAGCGTCCGCCTACAAGGCTCTCTTCACCGGACAGAGCTGCTCCACACAG CGTGTGGACCCGGCCAGCCAGGACGCCTCCATGATGGCCGTGCTGCTGGAGATGGGCTTCAGGGACCAGCGGCTCAACCAATGGCTGCTGAGGAAGCACAAGCACAACCTGCTGCACACTGTCGACGAGCTGGTCACCATGGCCGACAACACACTACTGACAGGCCGGTCGTCCAATCAGCCAGGCCACTACACGACCCCTGACACccaatga
- the LOC139581002 gene encoding transmembrane protein 106B-like gives MVPLEHSSGSKDDTEAIMPQEQEPEKRRLQSHSQTYGAITGDSTGNLGDTCPTCWGVGRIPRGHDQLVAVIPCSDIRLRPSRTKLYVCISVVVCLLICCLILFFLFPRSISLSLVTVKSVMVFFTPHTVEMQIANVFNVTNENFADIQFLEFDIQVLIAETVVGRIKISNMTAVKSRSEKAYTVVIPITIEDAGLNNYCKSNTIRIHTLFLHLQMTMNISYLAHSEQLSEDTFEYIDCGANTTIPHPIRQILFER, from the exons ATGGTCCCTTTAGAACACTCCAGTGGCTCCAAGGATGATACAGAGGCCATCATGCCTCAGGAACAAGAACCGGAGAAGAGAAGACTTCAGTCCCACTCCCAAACATATGGAGCCATCACCGGAGACAGTACAGGCAACCTAGGAGATACCTGCCCGACTTGTTGGGGAGTAGGGCGTATTCCAAGAG GACATGATCAGCTAGTGGCAGTCATCCCATGTTCAGACATAAGACTGAGGCCCAGCCGgac GAAACTCTATGTGTGTATATCGGTGGTGGTGTGTCTCCTGATCTGCTGTCtgatcctcttcttcctcttcccacGGAGTATCTCACTGTCCCTTGTCACCGTCAAATCAGTGATGGTCTTCTTCACCCCGCATACAGTTGAAATGCAAATCGCG AATGTCTTTAACGTCACCAATGAGAACTTTGCGGACATTCAATTCTTGGAATTTGATATACAAGTGCTGATTGCTGAAACAGTGGTGGGCAGGATCAAGATATCTAATATGACCGCGGTCAAATCACGTTCAGAGAAAGCG tatactgttgtcATACCCATAACAATTGAGGACGCAGGCCTGAA TAATTACTGCAAGTCAAACACCATAAGGATTCACACCTTGTTCTTGCATTTGCA AATGACAATGAACATTTCCTACTTGGCTCACTCGGAGCAGCTGTCCGAAGACACCTTTGAGTACATTGACTGTGGAGCCAACACCACCATCCCCCACCCTATTAGGCAAATTCTTTTTGAAAGATGA